One Candidatus Zymogenus saltonus DNA segment encodes these proteins:
- a CDS encoding TMEM43 family protein: MVTETTTRSWGQKIGDSIKGVLIGILLFIASFVVLWMNEGRIDISEVIANNAVDISAETVDTVNERALVSVTGALNSTEKLGDPTFLNPGDYLVLNRSVEMWAWVEKSESKTQKKVGGGEETVTTYYYVTEWTSMPANSSSFHDKSPEYTNPPMKYQSETFYVNEAKVGVYPIDIRTMSLPGGSAVPLETSSLVYGTGTGATLDGGYIFIPATPTSYYGTPSSLGSPKVGDTRIKYTALPNNINVTAFGMLESGKLVSYTATKKLKRDAKIYHARMGTKDEAIATLSGEHKTMGWILRIVGFLMMWFGLGLLLGPITAVLDVLPFLGNISKTLISIVTFFMALVLTITTVIVAMIAHSVVGLIVTVVIVLAIMTLIVMLILKKKDKKAAAAAK, encoded by the coding sequence GTGGTTACCGAAACTACGACAAGAAGTTGGGGACAAAAGATCGGTGATTCGATAAAGGGGGTATTGATCGGTATTCTCCTCTTTATTGCGTCTTTTGTCGTGTTGTGGATGAATGAGGGAAGAATCGACATCTCCGAGGTTATCGCGAATAACGCCGTCGACATCAGCGCGGAAACGGTCGACACCGTAAACGAGAGGGCCCTTGTATCTGTGACGGGGGCTTTAAACTCGACGGAGAAGCTGGGCGATCCCACATTCCTCAATCCGGGAGATTACCTGGTGCTCAACCGCTCGGTCGAGATGTGGGCATGGGTGGAGAAGAGCGAATCCAAGACTCAAAAGAAGGTCGGGGGAGGCGAGGAGACCGTTACCACATATTACTACGTTACGGAATGGACTTCTATGCCCGCCAACTCGTCTTCATTCCATGACAAGAGCCCCGAGTACACCAATCCCCCCATGAAGTATCAAAGTGAGACCTTTTACGTGAATGAGGCAAAGGTCGGGGTTTATCCTATCGACATCAGAACTATGAGCCTTCCTGGAGGCAGCGCCGTTCCTCTGGAGACATCAAGCTTGGTCTACGGCACCGGGACCGGGGCTACGCTCGACGGCGGTTACATTTTTATTCCAGCAACTCCCACGTCTTACTACGGGACTCCATCGAGCCTTGGGAGCCCGAAGGTCGGCGACACCAGGATAAAGTACACCGCCCTTCCGAACAACATTAACGTGACGGCGTTCGGTATGCTGGAGAGCGGCAAGCTTGTGTCCTACACGGCGACGAAGAAGTTGAAGAGGGACGCCAAGATTTACCACGCCCGGATGGGTACCAAGGACGAGGCGATAGCGACTCTTAGCGGTGAGCATAAGACGATGGGATGGATTTTGAGGATAGTCGGATTTCTCATGATGTGGTTCGGCCTCGGCCTCCTGTTAGGTCCAATCACCGCGGTTCTCGATGTCCTGCCGTTCCTCGGCAACATAAGCAAGACTCTCATCAGCATAGTGACGTTTTTCATGGCCCTTGTTCTGACGATAACAACCGTGATCGTCGCCATGATCGCCCACAGCGTCGTCGGCCTGATAGTCACTGTTGTGATCGTCCTTGCGATAATGACGCTCATCGTGATGCTCATTTTGAAGAAAAAGGACAAGAAGGCCGCGGCGGCCGCAAAATAA